One window of the Colletotrichum destructivum chromosome 6, complete sequence genome contains the following:
- a CDS encoding Putative glycosyltransferase 2, nucleotide-diphospho-sugar transferase, whose product MAANKYSVILPTYNERRNLPIVTWLLNRTFTENKLDWELIIVDDGSPDGTQEVANQLVKAYAPHVTLKTRTGKLGLGTAYVHGLQFVTGNFVIIMDADFSHHPKFIPQMVARQKEANYDIVTGTRYAGNGGVYGWDLKRKFVSRGANLFADTVLRPGVSDLTGSFRLYKKSVLDKVISSTESKGYTFQMEMMVRAKAMGCSVAEVPITFVDRVYGDSKLGGDEIVEYAKGVLSLWLKV is encoded by the exons ATGGCGGCCAACAAGTACTCCGTCATCCTGCCGACCTACAATGAGCGTCGCAACCTCCCTATCGTCACCTGGCTGCTGAATCGCACGTTCACCGAGAA CAAGCTCGACTGGGAActcatcatcgtcgacgatggctCCCCCGACGGCACGCAAGAGGTCGCCAACCAGCTCGTTAAGGCCTACGCCCCGCACGTCACCCTCAAGACACGCACCGGCAAGCTGGGCCTTGGCACTGCCTACGTTCACGGCCTACAGTTCGTCACGGGCAActtcgtcatcatcatggaCGCCGACTTCTCCCACCACCCGAAGTTCATCCCCCAGATGGTCGCCCGCCAGAAGGAGGCCAACTACGACATCGTCACGGGCACCCGCTacgccggcaacggcggtgTTTACGGCTGGGATCTCAAGCGCAAGTTCGTCTCCCGCGGCGCCAACCTCTTCGCCGATACTGTCCTGCGCCCTGGCGTCAGCGACCTGACGGGCTCCTTTCGCCTCTACAAGAAGagcgtcctcgacaaggtcatcTCGAGCACCGAAAGCAAGGGCTACACCTTCcagatggagatgatggtCCGCGCCAAGGCCATGGGCTGCTCCGTAGCCGAGGTGCCCATCACCTTTGTCGACCGCGTCTACGGTGACAgcaagctgggcggcgacgagattGTAGAGTACGCCAAGGGAGTACTGTCGCTGTGGTTGAAGGTTtaa
- a CDS encoding Putative short-chain dehydrogenase/reductase SDR, NAD(P)-binding domain superfamily encodes MSDRVAQIAAHLNYPKGMLAGQVAIITGSGQGIGAETARLFANEGAKVVVSDIDARKAQEVADGINAAGGQAISVPGDMLSADYITQLVAKAASFGGGKIHHLVNNAGYTWDGVIHKMTDKQWDTIIALHSTAPFRLVRAAAPYFRVKDGENRCIINISSTSGIHGNAGQANYAMAKAGVTGLTKTIAKEWGPAFGVRANTVAFGHIKTRLTDAKEKGAFVEGPGGEKIALGIPQAQKGPEQQAHADIPLRRPGTPTEAASAILAVVSPLFSYVSGQTIMVTGGRNM; translated from the exons ATGTCAGACCGTGTAGCGCAAATCGCCGCTCACCTCAACTACCCTAAAGGGATGCTTGCGGGCCAAGTGGCCATCATTACCGGCAGCGGACAGGGTATCGGCGCAGAAACAGCACGGCTCTTCGCCAACGAAGGCGCAAAGGTGGTCGTTTCCGACATTGACGCCA GAAAAGCCCAGGAGGTCGCAGACGGTatcaacgccgccggcggccaggccaTCAGTGTCCCCGGCGATATGCTCTCGGCGGATTACATCACCCAGCTCGTTGCCAAGGCCGCCTCCTTCGGCGGTGGCAAGATCCATCACCTAgtcaacaacgccggctACACCTGGGACGGCGTCATCCATAAGATGACGGATAAGCAGTGGGACACCATCATCGCGCTCCACTCGACCGCGCCCTTCCGCCTCGTGCGCGCCGCGGCCCCCTACTTCCGCGTCAAAGACGGCGAGAACCGCtgcatcatcaacatcagCTCCACCTCGGGCATCCACGGTAATGCAGGCCAGGCCAACTacgccatggccaaggccggcgtcaCGGGCCTGACCAAGACCATCGCCAAGGAGTGGGGTCCGGCGTTCGGCGTCAGGGCGAACACCGTTGCCTTTGGGCACATCAAGACGCGGCTGACGGatgccaaggagaagggcgccttcgtcgagggacccggcggcgagaagatCGCGCTGGGCATCCCGCAGGCGCAAAAGGGGCCAGAACAGCAGGCGCACGCGGACATCCCTTTGCGGAGGCCCGGGACGCCGACCGAGGCGGCTTCGGCCATCTTGGCTGTCGTCAGCCCTCTCTTCAGCTACGTGAGCGGGCAGACCATCATGGTGACGGGCGGCCGAAACATGTAA